A region from the Vicia villosa cultivar HV-30 ecotype Madison, WI linkage group LG3, Vvil1.0, whole genome shotgun sequence genome encodes:
- the LOC131661147 gene encoding uncharacterized protein LOC131661147, producing the protein MNHLLRKNLLFFTSSRPSSQSRTLLVRFHLCEFSSSHTPYSHWKRHDEESRNVRVSVWWDFENCNVPAGVNVSKVAPAITDAVRANGIKGPVHITAFGDVYQISRPNQEALAFTGIHLNHIPNGGKNSADRSLLVDLMYWVSQNPPPAHLFLISGDRDFAGMLHRLRMNNYNILLASPGKAPDVLRSAATIMWQWPSLLKGEDLTGKHFNHPPDGQFGSWYGNSKVPLENPFSATEQSTSSQNVHVTEINEPSSDLKVGGEVPKSVIRKIKNILSLHPKGISISELRAELTKRDVSLGKGIFGYKRLSRFLSSIPHVQLRHFRDGNYCVYLIPSAYHEPSESSTALSTVSAVKNEEMSCTTTPKLHSEDKDINRDLHETLSVSSSDERIFEDDSKSFQSTPLQGIPIEEDVSRKSYGYATTPMLHSEDKDMDRDTHRTPSVSSVHERIIEDGLKSLHSTPSQGKPIEDVSQKSSVGSEKVLDVSNAQLLENQLSSKDNDVYKTEIGSFKVRSIKFSDDEIVRSENVSPKVLEKYTTSGNSSMMENNDVVNCESGKSIAKNKHEDQPRKEVDGHSPYSSAVDDSLVDERPDVHPETYSKRSTFLSWIKSWWPFQKSNVKADAFTAYQNNVTSNFEDSKLSELDHTASNLETPKPLEPHQDVSHSGKPVLFSSDSFWNDLESFVFTPKGSLLISQSRSREVLAHKLQKYGPMVLKSSDENDIIQLVELLIAEKKWLEESPSHAFPFRVTQSVRKSTPMGLSNGTSGLRSLFLSKTSQSNSQKSFENEGEKHSHSTQQTGVSRPATETKYTEKSRDDILQDCQKLVTDVLREHPEGYNIGRFRKQFADKYGYQLDIKKLGYQKMAYLIQIMPGVKLESTYIYPSTPAVCASDSNTSILKTRATNASHERFNSYNELSDTAPKEYNTESPWEELGPVSLKSSSQNDLESNLTQNAIELNTPKYPDYEPIVSDEDLSESEGDNSFSTQSEEDQVKPKYDEQDSSFWQALDSWHSSKEEENNVKKSENIDVLGNSLLDILNSAPDTKQGIRDIVSNKEKQRPHKYSFVVDPASPDNDKFIGGILDGLKKEDEPKMHN; encoded by the exons ATGAACCATCTCCTCCGAAAAAATCTTCTATTTTTCACCTCTTCACGTCCCTCATCACAATCTCGCACTCTTCTTGTTCGGTTTCATCTTTGCGAGTTCTCATCTTCTCACACTCCGTATTCCCACTGGAAGCGCCACGACGAAGAGTCACGCAATGTTAGGGTTTCAGTATGGTGGGATTTCGAGAACTGCAACGTGCCTGCCGGTGTTAACGTTTCCAAAGTAGCACCTGCTATCACTGACGCCGTTAGAGCTAACGGGATTAAAGGTCCTGTTCATATTACCGCTTTCGGCGATGTTTATCAGATTTCAAGACCCAATCAGGAGGCACTTGCTTTCACTGGGATTCATCTTAATCACATTCCCAATG GTGGAAAGAATAGTGCTGATAGATCTCTTCTTGTTGATCTTATGTATTGGGTTTCCCAAAATCCTCCGCCTGCACATCTCTTTCTGATATCTGGTGATAGAGACTTTGCTGGCATGTTGCACCGGTTAAGAATGAATAACTATAATATCTTGCTAGCAAGTCCTGGAAAGGCTCCTGATGTTCTCCGCAGTGCAGCAACTATAATGTGGCAGTGGCCATCTTTGCTCAAGGGAGAAGATCTAACTGGAAAACATTTCAACCACCCTCCCGATGGTCAGTTTGGTTCTTGGTACGGAAACTCTAAAGTGCCTCTTGAGAACCCCTTTTCAGCTACTGAGCAGTCAACATCTTCACAGAATGTACATGTTACGGAAATCAATGAACCCTCCTCAGACTTAAAGGTAGGTGGAGAAGTTCCAAAATCAGTTATAAGGAAGATTAAGAATATATTGAGTTTACATCCAAAAGGCATCAGCATTTCAGAACTTCGTGCTGAGCTGACAAAACGTGACGTGTCTTTGGGTAAAGGCATATTTGGATATAAAAGGCTCTCCCGCTTTCTATCATCAATACCACATGTACAACTCCGGCATTTTAGAGATGGTAATTATTGTGTGTATTTGATCCCCTCAGCATACCATGAACCTTCTGAAAGCAGCACTGCTTTATCAACGGTATCTGCAGTTAAGAATGAGGAGATGAGCTGTACAACAACTCCAAAGCTACACAGTGAAGATAAAGACATAAATAGAGACTTGCATGAGACTCTCTCAGTGTCTTCATCGGATGAAAGGATCTTTGAGGATGATTCAAAATCATTCCAATCTACCCCTTTACAAGGAATACCTATCGAGGAAGACGTGTCGCGTAAATCATACGGCTATGCAACAACTCCAATGCTACACAGTGAGGATAAGGACATGGATAGAGATACACATAGGACTCCCTCGGTGTCTTCAGTGCATGAAAGGATCATTGAAGATGGTTTAAAATCACTCCACTCTACCCCTTCACAAGGAAAACCTATTGAAGATGTGTCACAAAAATCATCTGTAGGCAGTGAGAAGGTTCTGGATGTGTCTAATGCACAATTGTTAGAGAATCAGCTTTCGTCAAAGGACAATGATGTTTACAAAACTGAAATTGGTTCCTTTAAAGTGAGATCTATAAAGTTTTCTGATGATGAAATTGTTAGGTCTGAGAATGTAAGTCCAAAAGTTCTTGAAAAATATACCACTTCAGGGAATTCCTCAATGATGGAAAACAATGATGTAGTAAATTGTGAATCTGGAAAATCTATAGCAAAGAACAAACACGAGGATCAACCTAGAAAGGAGGTTGATGGTCACAGCCCATATTCTTCAGCAGTTGACGACTCTCTGGTTGACGAAAGACCCGATGTTCATCCTGAAACTTACAGCAAAAGATCAACTTTCCTTAGCTGGATTAAAAGTTGGTGGCCATTTCAGAAAAGCAATGTAAAGGCTGATGCTTTTACTGCTTATCAGAACAATGTGACTAGTAATTTTGAAGATTCCAAGTTATCCGAACTGGACCATACTGCTAGTAATCTTGAAACACCTAAGCCATTAGAACCACACCAGGATGTCAGTCATTCTGGAAAGCCTGTGTTATTTTCTAGTGATTCCTTTTGGAATGACTTGGAATCTTTTGTTTTCACCCCCAAAGGATCACTTCTTATTTCCCAGTCTAGAAGCAG GGAGGTTTTGGCTCATAAATTACAAAAGTATGGACCCATGGTTCTTAAATCTTCTGATGAAAACGATATCATTCAATTGGTGGAACTGTTGATAGCAGAAAAAAAATGGTTGGAGGAGAGCCCCTCACATGCATTCCCTTTTAGGGTAACTCAATCAGTTCGGAAGAGCACGCCGATGGGGCTGTCTAATGGTACAAGTGGTTTGAGATCTCTGTTTCTAAGTAAAACATCACAGTCCAACTCGCAGAAGTCATTTGAAAATGAAGGGGAGAAACACTCTCACAGTACTCAGCAAACGGGAGTTTCCAGACCTGCCACTGAAACAAAATATACTGAGAAGTCTAGAGATGATATTTTACAAGATTGTCAGAAACTTGTAACTGATGTATTAAGGGAACACCCAGAGGGATATAACATAGGTCGTTTTCGAAAACAATTTGCTGATAAATATGGCTATCAGCTTGACATCAAAAAGCTTGGTTATCAGAAGATGGCATACCTGATACAGATAATGCCTGGGGTTAAATTAGAATCCACTTACATTTACCCTTCTACTCCGGCCGTTTGTGCTTCTGACTCGAACACTTCTATCCTCAAAACTCGAGCAACCAATGCTAGTCATGAAAGATTCAACTCATATAATGAATTATCTGATACAGCCCCAAAAGAGTATAACACGGAATCTCCTTGGGAGGAATTAGGTCCTGTTTCTCTTAAAAGTTCTAGTCAGAATGATCTGGAATCAAATTTAACTCAAAATGCCATCGAACTGAATACACCTAAGTATCCTGATTACGAACCCATTGTCTCAGATGAGGATTTGTCTGAATCTGAAGGAGATAACTCTTTTTCAACTCAATCAGAAGAAGATCAAGTAAAGCCAAAATATGATGAGCAAGACAGTTCTTTTTGGCAAGCTCTGGATTCCTGGCATAGCAGCAAGGAGGAAGAGAATAATGTCAAGAAATCCGAAAACATTGATGTCTTGGGCAATTCTCTGCTTGACATCTTAAATTCAGCCCCAGATACAAAACAGGGTATCCGCGATATCGTTTCCAACAAAGAAAAGCAAAGACCTCATAAGTATTCATTTGTTGTTGACCCAGCCTCACCTGACAATGACAAGTTTATTGGTGGGATATTAGATGGTCTGAAGAAAGAGGATGAGCCCAAGATGCATAACTGA
- the LOC131657941 gene encoding uncharacterized protein LOC131657941: protein MVCDWWTTQGWSVKASIQVALPKLLSTISSIVIPNFNVEDKLVWKSNTNGELSFKTAYNIITKPSPSKFRSNFPWDKDSPPSQSMVVWRYIHRKLPTHDSYVIRGFSLPSMCSLCHSSQETMDRLFFGCKFATNLWKWLKLKCGINFNFQCYNDCLKLLDFPWSAQALSVLKSSFVGIFYHTWRSRNKVRQENLRIHCQSCVASVAAQAKMAGNTSCRKSNSTISSFAMLKKFDVNLNPRNSSTFVDVLWSPPLQGWIKYNVDGVAKGSP, encoded by the coding sequence ATGGTGTGTGATTGGTGGACAACTCAGGGATGGTCTGTAAAGGCTAGCATTCAAGTGGCTCTTCCTAAGCTGTTGAGCACCATTTCCTCTATTGTAATCCCTAACTTCAATGTAGAAGACAAACTGGTCTGGAAAAGCAATACAAATGGTGAATTAAGCTTCAAAACAGCCTATAACATTATTACTAAACCTTCTCCCTCTAAATTCAGGTCCAATTTCCCTTGGGATAAGGACTCTCCCCCTTCTCAATCTATGGTGGTTTGGAGATACATTCATCGCAAATTACCTACTCATGATAGCTATGTCATCCGTGGATTTTCTCTTCCTTCAATGTGCTCTCTCTGCCATTCTTCTCAGGAAACAATGGATCGTCTCTTCTTTGGCTGCAAGTTTGCTACCAATTTATGGAAGTGGCTCAAGCTGAAGTGTGGCATTAATTTTAACTTCCAATGCTATAATGATTGTCTGAAGCTGTTAGATTTTCCCTGGTCTGCTCAAGCTCTTTCTGTCCTTAAATCCAGCTTTGTTGGAATATTTTACCACACTTGGAGGTCTAGAAATAAGGTTCGTCAAGAGAATCTTCGCATCCATTGTCAATCTTGTGTTGCGTCTGTGGCTGCCCAGGCTAAGATGGCTGGAAACACCTCCTGTAGAAAATCCAACTCGACTATCTCGAGCTTCGCGATGCTTAAAAAATTTGATGTTAATTTGAATCCTAGAAATTCTTCTACTTTTGTAGATGTTCTTTGGTCTCCTCCTCTTCAAGGTTGGATAAAATATAATGTGGATGGTGTGGCTAAAGGATCACCTTAG
- the LOC131661148 gene encoding probable mediator of RNA polymerase II transcription subunit 26c — protein sequence MDLDDFRSILDTAGVDVWLFIDTAISVASLDNAGELKQRRDGIVERLYAATTAPPLCQNCEGGGSLLTEGNQIRKQSNPSLSPEQNQHRRGGSSPPTPQSQGNDDEEDEEIDPYGGLFDDGQRRILEIKELLEDPRQTEDTLLESLQNLVDIDITFQELKETDIGRNVNQLRKHPSSDVRSLVKLLVKKWKEIVDEWVKLNPIRGKNTVMADGDSPLQKTTPNGHHHQIPDFAYSPNPQNGSSGSDRNTSELEPKPKQKPNLPRKEPPPKLRPSPPVAAPPTQNRQREQRESNFDAERLASARKRLQENYKEAENAKKQRTIQVMDIHELPKSKSKNTFFAKNRGGGSSHGRQW from the exons ATGGATTTGGACGATTTCCGATCCATACTAGACACGGCGGGCGTTGACGTGTGGTTGTTCATCGACACCGCGATATCCGTCGCTTCTCTGGACAACGCCGGAGAGTTGAAGCAACGGAGAGACGGAATCGTCGAGCGTCTTTACGCCGCCACCACTGCTCCTCCGCTTTGTCAGAATTGTGAAGGCGGAGGGAGCCTTTTGACTGAGGGAAACCAAATCAGGAAACAGAGTAACCCTAGTTTAAGCCCTGAGCAAAATCAGCACCGTCGCGGCGGCTCGTCTCCTCCGACGCCGCAGTCGCAGGGGAACGATGATGAGGAAGATGAGGAGATAGATCCTTACGGCGGTTTGTTCGATGATGGACAGAGGAGGATTCTAGAAATTAAAGAGTTGCTTGAAGATCCGAGACAG ACTGAAGATACTTTGTTGGAGTCACTGCAAAATCTGGTGGATATTGATATTACATTCCAAGAGTTGAAG GAGACTGACATTGGGAGGAACGTGAATCAGTTAAGGAAACATCCATCCAGCGATGTTCGCAGTTTGGTGAAGCTACTTGTCAA GAAGTGGAAAGAAATTGTTGATGAATGGGTGAAGTTGAATCCAATAAGAGGAAAAAACACTGTCATGG CTGATGGAGACTCTCCTTTGCAGAAAACCACCCCAAATGGGCATCATCATCAG ATTCCTGATTTTGCATACTCACCAAATCCACAGA ATGGAAGCTCTGGTTCTGACCGTAACACTTCCGAACTAGAACCAAAACCTAAACAAAAACCGAATCTTCCACGCAAAGAACCACCTCCAAAACTAAGGCCATCACCCCCAGTTGCCGCTCCCCCTACTCAAAAT AGACAGAGAGAACAAAGAGAGAGCAATTTTGATGCCGAGAGGCTTGCATCTGCAAGAAAACGGCTTCAAGAGAACTATAAAGAAGCTGAAAATG cCAAAAAGCAAAGAACTATTCAAGTGATGGACATACATGAGTTACCTAAGTCAAAATCAAAGAACACTTTCTTTGCAAAGAACAGAGGTGGTGGCAGTTCTCACGGAAGGCAGTGGTGA